From a single Lolium rigidum isolate FL_2022 chromosome 7, APGP_CSIRO_Lrig_0.1, whole genome shotgun sequence genomic region:
- the LOC124670138 gene encoding splicing factor U2af large subunit B-like isoform X2, with product MPPNRMDNCSPPFDGHYHEPTFEPTVISMIHLSPAQAARMALSPIHINDYPYLLHLSPAQAATRALSRLSINEDQPRHVVDLVYNTFLPSQTQQLPFQEGVTKVVCLTHMLQGSHHLLEHDEFYDRFVDKVKDQAWEFGHLVKLVIPRPNVDPAGVGKVFLQYACLGGANVCKIMMDRRCWNGDKQIVARFYPEDKFAAGDYASGQ from the exons CCGTTCGACGGCCACTACCACGAG CCGACCTTTGAGCCCACGGTGATTAGTATGATTCATCTTTCTCCAGCTCAGGCCGCCAGAATGGCCCTCAGCCCCATCCACATCAATGACTACCCCTACCTGCTGCATCTTTCTCCAGCTCAGGCCGCCACAAGGGCCCTCAGCCGCCTCAGCATCAATGAAGATCAACCTCGTCATGTAGTAGACCTCGTGTAtaatacttttcttccaagtcagacCCAGCAGCTACCCTTCCAAGAAGGAGTAACCAAGGTGGTATGCCTCACCCACATGCTCCAGGGGTCGCACCACCTCCTCGAGCACGATGAGTTTTATGACCGCTTTgtggacaaagtcaaggatcaagCATGGGAGTTCGGTCACCTGGTCAAGCTCGTAATCCCTCGGCCAAATGTCGATCCGGCTGGAGTCGGGAAGGTGTTCCTGCAGTATGCGTGCCTCGGTGGCGCCAATGTGTGCAAGATCATGATGGATAGGAGGTGCTGGAATGGTGACAAGCAAATCGTTGCCAGGTTCTATCCGGAGGACAAGTTTGCTGCTGGAGACTACGCCTCTGGACAATAA
- the LOC124670138 gene encoding splicing factor U2af large subunit B-like isoform X1, which yields MPPNRMDNCSPPFDGHYHEQPTFEPTVISMIHLSPAQAARMALSPIHINDYPYLLHLSPAQAATRALSRLSINEDQPRHVVDLVYNTFLPSQTQQLPFQEGVTKVVCLTHMLQGSHHLLEHDEFYDRFVDKVKDQAWEFGHLVKLVIPRPNVDPAGVGKVFLQYACLGGANVCKIMMDRRCWNGDKQIVARFYPEDKFAAGDYASGQ from the exons CCGTTCGACGGCCACTACCACGAG CAGCCGACCTTTGAGCCCACGGTGATTAGTATGATTCATCTTTCTCCAGCTCAGGCCGCCAGAATGGCCCTCAGCCCCATCCACATCAATGACTACCCCTACCTGCTGCATCTTTCTCCAGCTCAGGCCGCCACAAGGGCCCTCAGCCGCCTCAGCATCAATGAAGATCAACCTCGTCATGTAGTAGACCTCGTGTAtaatacttttcttccaagtcagacCCAGCAGCTACCCTTCCAAGAAGGAGTAACCAAGGTGGTATGCCTCACCCACATGCTCCAGGGGTCGCACCACCTCCTCGAGCACGATGAGTTTTATGACCGCTTTgtggacaaagtcaaggatcaagCATGGGAGTTCGGTCACCTGGTCAAGCTCGTAATCCCTCGGCCAAATGTCGATCCGGCTGGAGTCGGGAAGGTGTTCCTGCAGTATGCGTGCCTCGGTGGCGCCAATGTGTGCAAGATCATGATGGATAGGAGGTGCTGGAATGGTGACAAGCAAATCGTTGCCAGGTTCTATCCGGAGGACAAGTTTGCTGCTGGAGACTACGCCTCTGGACAATAA